In Drosophila yakuba strain Tai18E2 chromosome 2R, Prin_Dyak_Tai18E2_2.1, whole genome shotgun sequence, a single genomic region encodes these proteins:
- the LOC6529162 gene encoding 60S ribosomal protein L21 — MTNSKGYRRGTRDMFSRPFRKHGVIPLSTYMRVFKIGDIVDIKGHGAVQKGLPYKAYHGKTGRIFNVTQHAVGVIVNKRVRGKILAKRVNVRIEHIHHSKCREDFLRRVKENERLLKEAKEKGQWVSLKRQPEQPKKAHFVKKLGEPIALAPIPYEFIA; from the coding sequence atgacCAACTCGAAGGGTTATCGTCGCGGCACACGGGACATGTTTTCCCGTCCTTTTCGAAAGCATGGAGTTATTCCGTTGTCCACATACATGCGAGTCTTTAAAATCGGCGACATCGTAGATATTAAGGGGCATGGTGCTGTACAGAAGGGATTGCCCTATAAGGCATATCATGGAAAAACCGGGCGCATATTCAATGTGACTCAGCACGCCGTTGGTGTAATAGTAAACAAACGCGTCAGAGGTAAAATCCTTGCAAAGCGAGTAAATGTGCGCATCGAGCATATCCACCACTCCAAGTGCCGTGAAGATTTCTTGCGTCGCGTAAAGGAAAATGAGCGATTGCTGAAGGAGGCGAAGGAAAAGGGACAATGGGTCAGTCTTAAGCGCCAGCCGGAACAGCCGAAGAAGGCGCACTTCGTTAAGAAACTTGGGGAACCGATTGCTCTTGCCCCGATTCCATACGAATTCATTGCCTAA
- the LOC122319550 gene encoding uncharacterized protein LOC122319550, whose translation MPTATREAIEQMEPAEAQRNTRFEIEELFIHAKVCVQEQLGPDANSTGIHESTVNFGHTSAVKLPRLSLPTFDGKYCEYQNFILSFNQVIGHQPSMSKIEKFNQLLNCLRGPALETVRAFQVTADNYTKALDRLKQRYDNPTLVFLDNISSLFALPTVAKSNGQQLRSLIDNASVLYNSLRSLSTEPQICEAMLISIVMGKVDQETNRKWNESLDYTTLPSWDKCVGVVERHCQYLESDKKPPAEAPMSQPGGHRSRSQRNQASLSFNCTTQTCNICSQTDHKTFRCPELINLALDNRLNAVKRHKLCINCLGRGHLVANCPSTRRCHSCALPHHSLLHRPSPGSAAAPLPLPQAEPVQVSDAVAHTHTESRSDCVILATALILVKDAAGSYKIGRALLDSCSQVNFISEEFAQRLRLPRSKLNLEIRSIGETQTRIKHHATTSIKSRHNGFELLLDFCVTSHIAYHPESEIDISAWNFPQHSSLADESFNKSRRIDLLLGTETFFDILAVGQVKLGKDLPVLQKTLLGWIVSGRCRAHPRTLHQYSSIALTEIDQKMERLWRIDHVEPPEITLTPEQRNCEEFYTKTVRRNSDGRLEVRLPFKDEPTVLGASFDIAKRRFLSLERSLCKRPEIGAKYVEFMQEFQNLGHMSPVSHPQLNTPHYYIPHHCVLKPNSTSTKLRVVFDASCKTTSQKSLNDILMVGPTIQPDLYTLLLRFRIHRYAITADVVKMFRQVNMFAEDRRFQYILWRASPSQPLSTFELNTVTYGTAAAPYLAIRSLSYLADKFMDKLEIGAKAIKSSFYVDDFLGGADTVEELHQIKREVTAILQDGQLELAKWHSNHCKFVDDATVKHLQLDDEMLTSTLGLKWDQVRDTFMFSFSPRFDSDHVTKRSILSIASSLFDPLGLVTPIIIVAKIILQELWLLKLHWDESVPQGIHTAWMSLLASLSSLESVAIPRYCLQSAIHTFQIHGFCDASIRAYGCCIYARTIGSDGLTKVQLITSKSRVAPTKKLSLPKLELCGAHLLAQLYKKIIRIFADRKPTSFLWCDSQIVLHWNRQHSATLSTFVGNRIAEIQELTSDCHWKHVPTHCNPADILSRGCTITELEQSIWFEGPEFLGQDHQHWPKDSRDNSDIDMETVQLEKRKSAFAVHTTSNQLLEGIYKISSHHRCLLVIAWVYRFTQRCRKLTPFQSPSPTPAELMRALHCIVWNIQTIHFAQEMSSVLKGHPIRTNLKNLSLFLQVTDGFQMLKVGGRLELADYPKTQKHPVLLPAKDPFVSQFARHLHLQNYHAGPRTLVALIRKQFWIVNARDLARQVVRSCIHCRRYRPTLERQLMGQLPKERITPSRPFSRCGIDFCGPINVYLRIRGKPPTKAYLAVFVCFATKAIHVEVVSDLTTDSFIASLKRFIARRGLPSDIFCDNATNFAGANNKLESLKQFLFKDETTRTIHYFCRSEFINFHFIPPRAPHFGGIWEAAVKSVKGLLNRTLRDTRLTFEELATAAADVEAILNSRPLTPLSSDPNDLAALTPGHFLEGDALRALPELPPIDDNLDKLDRWKRVAHSNITSGVAGATSTSTSSKFAQPGRRLHQIWLSTTW comes from the exons ATGCCGACTGCTACCCGG GAAGCCATAGAGCAGATGGAGCCAGCTGAGGCGCAGCGCAATACTCGCTTCGAAATAGAGGAACTGTTTATCCACGCCAAGGTTTGCGTTCAGGAGCAACTTGGACCAGACGCTAACAGCACCGGCATTCATGAATCTACGGTTAATTTTGGGCACACATCTGCAGTTAAGCTCCCGCGCTTATCATTGCCGACATTTGACGGCAAATACTGCGAGTACCAAAACTTTATCTTGTCGTTTAACCAAGTTATTGGCCACCAGCCATCCATGTCTAAGATCGAGAAGTTCAACCAGTTGTTAAACTGTCTTCGAGGACCAGCCCTTGAAACGGTTCGAGCTTTCCAGGTGACCGCAGACAACTACACAAAGGCTCTGGACCGCTTAAAGCAGCGCTATGACAACCCGACTCTCGTATTTTTGGATAACATATCGTCACTCTTCGCATTGCCAACTGTCGCCAAGTCAAATGGTCAGCAGTTGCGCAGCCTAATCGATAATGCATCCGTATTATACAACTCGTTGCGTTCGTTGAGCACCGAGCCACAGATTTGCGAGGCCATGCTCATCTCCATAGTTATGGGCAAAGTGGACCAGGAGACTAATAGGAAGTGGAATGAGTCGCTGGACTACACTACGTTGCCTTCGTGGGACAAATGCGTTGGAGTCGTTGAACGTCATTGTCAATATTTGGAATCGGATAAGAAGCCTCCTGCTGAAGCCCCTATGAGTCAACCAGGTGGCCATAGGTCGCGCTCGCAGAGGAATCAGGCAAGTCTGTCCTTCAATTGCACCACACAAACTTGTAACATCTGTTCACAGACAGACCACAAGACCTTTAGATGCCCAGAACTAATCAATCTCGCCTTAGATAATCGCCTTAATGCAGTAAAGCGCCACAAGCTATGCATTAATTGCCTTGGCAGGGGTCATCTTGTAGCCAACTGCCCGTCGACGCGGAGGTGCCACTCATGTGCACTACCGCATCACTCGCTGCTTCATCGGCCATCGCCAGGATCGGCCGCAGCTCCCTTGCCACTCCCTCAAGCGGAGCCTGTACAAGTTTCGGACGCAGTCGCGCATACTCACACGGAGTCTCGTTCCGACTGTGTCATTCTGGCCACGGCACTGATTCTGGTCAAGGATGCAGCTGGAAGCTACAAAATAGGAAGAGCGCTTCTGGATTCATGTTCTCAGGTGAATTTCATATCCGAGGAGTTTGCTCAAAGACTTCGACTGCCACGGAGCAAGCTCAACCTCGAGATTCGTAGCATTGGTGAGACACAAACGCGAATTAAACACCATGCAACCACCAGTATCAAGTCGAGGCACAATGGATTCGAGTTGCTCCTTGATTTTTGCGTGACATCCCACATTGCCTATCATCCAGAATCGGAAATTGACATTTCTGCGTGGAACTTTCCGCAGCACTCATCTCTTGCTGACGAGAGCTTTAACAAGTCTCGTCGGATCGATCTGCTTTTGGGGACGGAAACCTTCTTCGATATATTGGCAGTCGGCCAAGTTAAATTAGGAAAGGATCTGCCCGTACTACAAAAAACACTACTTGGATGGATAGTGTCTGGTCGATGTCGAGCTCATCCCAGAACACTCCATCAGTACTCATCTATCGCATTAACagaaattgaccaaaaaatGGAACGGCTATGGCGCATCGATCATGTGGAGCCTCCTGAGATCACACTTACGCCAGAGCAGCGAAACTGTGAGGAGTTCTACACCAAAACGGTACGACGTAATTCAGATGGTCGATTGGAAGTACGACTTCCATTTAAAGATGAACCTACCGTTCTCGGAGCCTCATTCGACATTGCCAAAAGAAGATTCCTCTCCCTCGAACGCAGCCTATGCAAAAGGCCTGAGATAGGGGCCAAATATGTTGAATTTATGCAGGAGTTTCAAAATCTGGGACACATGAGTCCCGTGAGCCATCCACAGTTAAACACTCCGCATTATTATATTCCGCACCACTGCGTGCTCAAGCCTAATAGCACATCAACAAAGCTCAGAGTGGTTTTCGACGCATCCTGCAAGACGACGTCCCAGAAATCGCTCAACGACATTCTGATGGTCGGGCCGACCATTCAGCCAGATCTTTATACACTACTCCTGCGTTTTCGGATACATCGCTATGCCATCACTGCTGATGTGGTCAAGATGTTCCGCCAAGTCAACATGTTTGCCGAGGATCGCAGATTCCAATACATTCTTTGGAGAGCGTCGCCATCGCAACCATTGAGCACCTTCGAATTGAATACTGTAACTTATGGCACAGCGGCTGCACCGTATCTAGCCATACGCAGTTTGTCATATCTAGCCGACAAATTCATGGACAAATTGGAGATTGGAGCTAAAGCCATCAAATCGTCTTTCTATGTGGATGACTTCCTAGGTGGAGCGGATACGGTAGAGGAGCTACATCAAATCAAAAGGGAAGTTACAGCGATTCTACAGGATGGCCAATTGGAACTCGCAAAATGGCATTCAAATCactgcaagtttgtcgatgaCGCTACAGTCAAACATTTGCAGTTGGACGACGAAATGCTAACCAGCACGCTTGGCCTAAAATGGGACCAAGTACGGGACACATTCATGTTCTCGTTCTCGCCAAGATTCGATTCGGACCACGTCACCAAGCGCTCGATTTTGTCCATAGCCTCTTCGCTGTTTGATCCGTTGGGATTAGTTACTCCCATTATCATAGTGGCAAAAATTATCCTCCAGGAGCTGTGGCTCCTAAAACTACATTGGGACGAGTCAGTACCCCAAGGCATTCATACAGCTTGGATGTCCCTGCTTGCATCGCTTTCGTCGTTGGAGTCTGTAGCAATACCACGATATTGCCTCCAATCAGCGATACATACCTTTCAAATACACGGCTTTTGTGACGCCTCCATTCGAGCGTATGGATGCTGCATCTACGCTCGCACAATCGGATCAGATGGGCTGACCAAGGTACAGCTAATCACATCGAAGTCCAGAGTTGCTCCCACCAAGAAGCTATCTCTGCCGAAATTAGAACTGTGTGGAGCACATTTGTTAGCACAGCTCTACAAAAAAATCATTAGAATCTTCGCTGACAGAAAGCCGACTTCGTTCTTATGGTGCGATTCTCAAATTGTTCTACATTGGAATCGCCAACACTCGGCCACCTTATCAACCTTTGTCGGCAATCGAATTGCCGAAATTCAAGAACTCACGTCAGATTGCCACTGGAAACATGTTCCTACTCACTGCAACCCGGCTGATATCTTGTCCAGGGGCTGCACTATCACCGAGTTGGAACAATCGATATGGTTCGAGGGACCTGAGTTCCTAggccaagatcatcaacattgGCCAAAGGACAGTCGAGACAACAGTGACATTGATATGGAAACTGTCCAACTGGAAAAGAGAAAATCAGCCTTTGCCGTACACACGACTAGTAATCAACTACTTGAAGGAATCTACAAGATCAGTTCGCATCATCGCTGCCTACTAGTTATCGCTTGGGTGTACAGATTTACTCAGCGCTGCCGTAAACTAACGCCATTCCAATCACCTTCGCCGACACCAGCAGAACTGATGCGGGCGCTACATTGCATCGTCTGGAATATTCAAACTATTCACTTCGCTCAAGAGATGTCCTCGGTCCTGAAGGGCCATCCGATTCGCACTAACCTTAAAAATCTTAGTCTCTTCCTCCAGGTTACAGATGGCTTCCAAATGCTAAAGGTCGGAGGGCGCCTGGAGCTAGCAGACtacccaaaaacccaaaagcaTCCTGTGCTGCTCCCAGCTAAGGATCCATTTGTGTCACAGTTCGCTCGCCATCTTCATCTACAGAACTATCACGCCGGGCCACGGACGCTCGTCGCTTTAATTAGAAAACAGTTCTGGATAGTGAATGCAAGGGACTTGGCGCGACAAGTCGTTCGCTCATGTATACATTGTCGGCGCTATCGACCAACTCTCGAAAGGCAGCTAATGGGCCAACTGCCTAAAGAGCGGATCACACCATCTAGACCATTTTCAAGATGCGGAATAGACTTTTGCGGACCAATCAACGTCTATTTGCGCATCCGGGGTAAGCCGCCTACCAAGGCCTACCTAGCCGTCTTCGTTTGCTTTGCCACGAAGGCGATACATGTCGAAGTGGTATCGGATCTCACGACGGATAGCTTCATTGCATCACTAAAGCGTTTTATTGCCCGACGCGGACTTCCCTCGGACATATTCTGTGACAACGCTACAAATTTCGCAGGAGCTAACAACAAGCTCGAATCGTTGAAGCAGTTTCTGTTTAAAGAcgaaacaacaagaacaatcCACTATTTCTGTCGCTCAGAGTTTATTAACTTCCACTTTATTCCACCCAGGGCTCCACACTTCGGGGGCATATGGGAAGCTGCAGTAAAAAGTGTCAAGGGACTACTCAATCGCACTCTTCGAGACACAAGGTTAACCTTCGAGGAGTTagccactgcagctgctgacGTCGAGGCGATACTGAACTCTCGCCCGTTAACGCCGCTCTCATCAGACCCGAACGACCTGGCCGCTCTCACGCCTGGCCACTTCTTAGAGGGTGACGCACTCCGAGCACTACCGGAACTTCCACCAATCGACGACAACCTGGACAAGTTGGATCGATGGAAAAGGGTCGCGCACTCAAACATCACATCTGGAGTCGCTGGAGCCACGAGTACATCAACGAGCTCCAAGTTCGCACAACCTGGACGAAGACTTCACCAAATTTGGCTGTCAACGACATGGTAA